A single Drosophila ananassae strain 14024-0371.13 chromosome 3L, ASM1763931v2, whole genome shotgun sequence DNA region contains:
- the LOC6494212 gene encoding uncharacterized protein LOC6494212, with the protein MFKYVLIASLLVTIAFAAPREETEQERLDREELERYQNENAQYAFNSKVDDQINDGQIIREEEREGGTVRGKYSYFDGFVKRTVEYIADKDGYRVLKDTMEDVGNGPQFNPEGQADVEGSLIGKYSIKLDKDDDEKHYKDIHA; encoded by the exons atgttcaaatacGTGTTGATCGCCAGCCTGCTGGTCACAATTGCCTTCGCAGCTCCC cgTGAAGAAACCGAACAGGAAAGACTAGACCGGGAGGAACTGGAGCGCTACCAGAATGAAAATGCCCAGTACGCTTTCAACTCCAAGGTGGATGACCAGATCAACGATGGACAGATCATCCGGGAAGAGGAGCGTGAGGGTGGCACTGTGCGCGGTAAATACAGCTACTTCGATGGCTTTGTGAAGCGCACCGTGGAGTACATCGCCGACAAGGACGGCTACAGGGTGCTCAAGGACACGATGGAGGATGTTGGCAATGGCCCCCAGTTCAATCCCGAGGGCCAGGCCGATGTTGAGGGATCCCTCATCGGCAAGTACTCCATCAAGCTGGACAAGGATGATGACGAGAAGCACTACAAGGATATACACGCCTAA
- the LOC6496350 gene encoding WAP, Kazal, immunoglobulin, Kunitz and NTR domain-containing protein 2, giving the protein MAKLGFVFLLLAACVVAALAAGDCPSSTKVLNCTPKCLHDSECSTSGGKCCPNLCNGRSCVQPNLLSNSGADKSPFGSKNSGSSGSYCGNVKCGSFEKCEMDRSTKRPKCVRS; this is encoded by the exons ATGG CTAAACTGGGCTTTGTCTTTCTCCTGCTGGCCGCCTGTGTGGTTGCAGCACTGGCTGCTGGTG ACTGCCCATCGTCCACCAAGGTCTTGAACTGTACCCCCAAGTGCCTGCACGACAGCGAGTGCAGCACCAGTGGCGGTAAGTGCTGCCCCAATCTGTGCAACGGTCGCAGCTGCGTGCAACCCAACCTTCTCAGCAATTCCGGAGCCGACAAGTCGCCTTTTGGCAGCAAGAACA GTGGCTCTTCTGGCTCTTATTGTGGCAATGTCAAGTGCGGCAGCTTCGAGAAATGCGAAATGGATCGCAGCACGAAGCGACCCAAGTGCGTGCGATCTTGA